A genomic window from Zonotrichia leucophrys gambelii isolate GWCS_2022_RI chromosome 25, RI_Zleu_2.0, whole genome shotgun sequence includes:
- the IL6R gene encoding interleukin-6 receptor subunit alpha isoform X2 translates to MARPPGPLLLLLFPLRFLLHLSAAAGRPCGPAGLPRDTVLGLLGANITLTCQDEQPANATVLWQVEKQGAAGQLAEGNTLLLRQLRYEDSGHYSCSVGSHLLRSLRLLVAEPPETPQVSCYRRSHDKDVLCEWPQQKKPSPGTRAMLWVRRRFVAENATEQRCRYFSKARKFLCRLKVPPGTDDTKSLVVSTCVSNSAGGSAGKDKIITLSSVLRPDPPVNVTVQALERAPQRLQVNWSYPPSWDPRFYWLRFQVRYRPEPAPTFMEVDQVMTTWLDIRDAWRGTRHVVQVRAKDEFGHGTWSEWSQEAVGTPWTDPWELTSEMEPYSSQVPTEDDTYGVTLSPRLFEEDDANGAGGSVMESSTHPVASPYAFLVTGGSLLLGIALFVGIVVRYRQMWWTSGQETSKAEGEGQHMLVPLSIPPPTLSDTPLLSQPAPSAPGGLHTTQADYSSSGQ, encoded by the exons ATGGCGCGGCCGCCGGGGCcgcttctcctccttctctttcctctccGCTTCCTCCTGCACCtctccgccgccgccgggcgGCCCTGCGGCCCCGCTG GACTGCCACGGGACACGGTGTTGGGCCTCCTGGGAGCCAACATCACTCTGACCTGCCAGGACGAGCAGCCTGCAAACGCCACGGTGCTGTGGCAGGTGGagaagcagggagcagcagggcagctggcagaggggaacacgctgctgctgaggcagctgcgCTACGAGGACTCAGGGCACTACAGCTGCTCCGTGGGGAGCCACCTGCTGCGCTCCCTGCGGCTGCTGGTGGCAG agccccctgAAACTCCCCAGGTGTCCTGCTACCGGCGGAGCCACGACAAGGATGTGCTGTGTGAGTGGCCACAGCAGAAGAAGCCGTCCCCAGGGACACGGGCGATGCTGTGGGTGAGGAGGAG GTTTGTGGCTGAGAATGCCACAGAGCAGCGGTGCCGCTACTTCTCCAAGGCACGGAAGTTCCTTTGCCGGCTGAAGGTGCCACCTGGCACTGATGACACCAAAAGCCTCGTGGTGTCCACGTGTGTCAGCAACAGCGCCGGTGGCTCGGCTGGCAAGGACAAGATCATCACCCTCAGCAGTGTCT TGAGGCCAGACCCGCCGGTGAATGTGACAGTGCAGGCTCTGGAGAGGGCCCCACAGCGGCTGCAGGTGAACTGGTCCTACCCCCCCTCCTGGGACCCCCGCTTCTACTGGCTGCGCTTCCAGGTCCGCTACCGCCCCGAGCCCGCCCCGACCTTCATGGAG GTGGATCAGGTGATGACAACGTGGCTCGATATCCGCGATGCGTGGCGTGGGACGAGGCACGTGGTGCAGGTGAGGGCCAAGGATGAGTTTGGCCATGGCACGTGGAGTGAGTGGAGCCAGGAGGCCGTGGGCACCCCCTGGACAG ACCCTTGGGAGCTCACCTCTGAAATGGAGCCTTACAGCTCACAG GTCCCCACAGAAGATGACACCTATGGGGTGACACTGTCCCCCAGGCTCTTCGAAGAGGATGATGCTAATGGTGCTGGTG GGTCTGTCATGGAATCCAGCACCCATCCTGTAGCATCCCCCTACGCCTTCCTGGTCACCGGGGGCAGTCTCCTCCTTGGCATCGCCCTCTTTGTTGGCATCGTGGTGAG GTACAGGCAGATGTGGTGGACGAGCGGGCAGGAGACGAGCAAGGCAGAGGGTGAGGGACAGCACATGCTGGTCCCTCTGAGCATACCCCCACCCACACTCAGTGACACCCCTCTGCTCTCACAGCctgccccctcagcccctggAGGGCTCCACACCACTCAGGCAGATTATTCCTCCTCAGGGCAGTAG
- the IL6R gene encoding interleukin-6 receptor subunit alpha isoform X3, whose protein sequence is MARPPGPLLLLLFPLRFLLHLSAAAGRPCGPAGLPRDTVLGLLGANITLTCQDEQPANATVLWQVEKQGAAGQLAEGNTLLLRQLRYEDSGHYSCSVGSHLLRSLRLLVAEPPETPQVSCYRRSHDKDVLCEWPQQKKPSPGTRAMLWVRRRFVAENATEQRCRYFSKARKFLCRLKVPPGTDDTKSLVVSTCVSNSAGGSAGKDKIITLSSVLRPDPPVNVTVQALERAPQRLQVNWSYPPSWDPRFYWLRFQVRYRPEPAPTFMEVDQVMTTWLDIRDAWRGTRHVVQVRAKDEFGHGTWSEWSQEAVGTPWTDPWELTSEMEPYSSQVPTEDDTYGVTLSPRLFEEDDANGSVMESSTHPVASPYAFLVTGGSLLLGIALFVGIVVRYRQMWWTSGQETSKAEGEGQHMLVPLSIPPPTLSDTPLLSQPAPSAPGGLHTTQADYSSSGQ, encoded by the exons ATGGCGCGGCCGCCGGGGCcgcttctcctccttctctttcctctccGCTTCCTCCTGCACCtctccgccgccgccgggcgGCCCTGCGGCCCCGCTG GACTGCCACGGGACACGGTGTTGGGCCTCCTGGGAGCCAACATCACTCTGACCTGCCAGGACGAGCAGCCTGCAAACGCCACGGTGCTGTGGCAGGTGGagaagcagggagcagcagggcagctggcagaggggaacacgctgctgctgaggcagctgcgCTACGAGGACTCAGGGCACTACAGCTGCTCCGTGGGGAGCCACCTGCTGCGCTCCCTGCGGCTGCTGGTGGCAG agccccctgAAACTCCCCAGGTGTCCTGCTACCGGCGGAGCCACGACAAGGATGTGCTGTGTGAGTGGCCACAGCAGAAGAAGCCGTCCCCAGGGACACGGGCGATGCTGTGGGTGAGGAGGAG GTTTGTGGCTGAGAATGCCACAGAGCAGCGGTGCCGCTACTTCTCCAAGGCACGGAAGTTCCTTTGCCGGCTGAAGGTGCCACCTGGCACTGATGACACCAAAAGCCTCGTGGTGTCCACGTGTGTCAGCAACAGCGCCGGTGGCTCGGCTGGCAAGGACAAGATCATCACCCTCAGCAGTGTCT TGAGGCCAGACCCGCCGGTGAATGTGACAGTGCAGGCTCTGGAGAGGGCCCCACAGCGGCTGCAGGTGAACTGGTCCTACCCCCCCTCCTGGGACCCCCGCTTCTACTGGCTGCGCTTCCAGGTCCGCTACCGCCCCGAGCCCGCCCCGACCTTCATGGAG GTGGATCAGGTGATGACAACGTGGCTCGATATCCGCGATGCGTGGCGTGGGACGAGGCACGTGGTGCAGGTGAGGGCCAAGGATGAGTTTGGCCATGGCACGTGGAGTGAGTGGAGCCAGGAGGCCGTGGGCACCCCCTGGACAG ACCCTTGGGAGCTCACCTCTGAAATGGAGCCTTACAGCTCACAG GTCCCCACAGAAGATGACACCTATGGGGTGACACTGTCCCCCAGGCTCTTCGAAGAGGATGATGCTAATG GGTCTGTCATGGAATCCAGCACCCATCCTGTAGCATCCCCCTACGCCTTCCTGGTCACCGGGGGCAGTCTCCTCCTTGGCATCGCCCTCTTTGTTGGCATCGTGGTGAG GTACAGGCAGATGTGGTGGACGAGCGGGCAGGAGACGAGCAAGGCAGAGGGTGAGGGACAGCACATGCTGGTCCCTCTGAGCATACCCCCACCCACACTCAGTGACACCCCTCTGCTCTCACAGCctgccccctcagcccctggAGGGCTCCACACCACTCAGGCAGATTATTCCTCCTCAGGGCAGTAG
- the IL6R gene encoding interleukin-6 receptor subunit alpha isoform X1 → MARPPGPLLLLLFPLRFLLHLSAAAGRPCGPAGLPRDTVLGLLGANITLTCQDEQPANATVLWQVEKQGAAGQLAEGNTLLLRQLRYEDSGHYSCSVGSHLLRSLRLLVAEPPETPQVSCYRRSHDKDVLCEWPQQKKPSPGTRAMLWVRRRFVAENATEQRCRYFSKARKFLCRLKVPPGTDDTKSLVVSTCVSNSAGGSAGKDKIITLSSVLRPDPPVNVTVQALERAPQRLQVNWSYPPSWDPRFYWLRFQVRYRPEPAPTFMEVRPCLLGHPLALARLSPAPCPLLQVDQVMTTWLDIRDAWRGTRHVVQVRAKDEFGHGTWSEWSQEAVGTPWTDPWELTSEMEPYSSQVPTEDDTYGVTLSPRLFEEDDANGAGGSVMESSTHPVASPYAFLVTGGSLLLGIALFVGIVVRYRQMWWTSGQETSKAEGEGQHMLVPLSIPPPTLSDTPLLSQPAPSAPGGLHTTQADYSSSGQ, encoded by the exons ATGGCGCGGCCGCCGGGGCcgcttctcctccttctctttcctctccGCTTCCTCCTGCACCtctccgccgccgccgggcgGCCCTGCGGCCCCGCTG GACTGCCACGGGACACGGTGTTGGGCCTCCTGGGAGCCAACATCACTCTGACCTGCCAGGACGAGCAGCCTGCAAACGCCACGGTGCTGTGGCAGGTGGagaagcagggagcagcagggcagctggcagaggggaacacgctgctgctgaggcagctgcgCTACGAGGACTCAGGGCACTACAGCTGCTCCGTGGGGAGCCACCTGCTGCGCTCCCTGCGGCTGCTGGTGGCAG agccccctgAAACTCCCCAGGTGTCCTGCTACCGGCGGAGCCACGACAAGGATGTGCTGTGTGAGTGGCCACAGCAGAAGAAGCCGTCCCCAGGGACACGGGCGATGCTGTGGGTGAGGAGGAG GTTTGTGGCTGAGAATGCCACAGAGCAGCGGTGCCGCTACTTCTCCAAGGCACGGAAGTTCCTTTGCCGGCTGAAGGTGCCACCTGGCACTGATGACACCAAAAGCCTCGTGGTGTCCACGTGTGTCAGCAACAGCGCCGGTGGCTCGGCTGGCAAGGACAAGATCATCACCCTCAGCAGTGTCT TGAGGCCAGACCCGCCGGTGAATGTGACAGTGCAGGCTCTGGAGAGGGCCCCACAGCGGCTGCAGGTGAACTGGTCCTACCCCCCCTCCTGGGACCCCCGCTTCTACTGGCTGCGCTTCCAGGTCCGCTACCGCCCCGAGCCCGCCCCGACCTTCATGGAGGTGAGACCCTGCCTGCTGGGACACCCCTtggccctggccaggctgtccccagccccgtgtcccctcctCCAGGTGGATCAGGTGATGACAACGTGGCTCGATATCCGCGATGCGTGGCGTGGGACGAGGCACGTGGTGCAGGTGAGGGCCAAGGATGAGTTTGGCCATGGCACGTGGAGTGAGTGGAGCCAGGAGGCCGTGGGCACCCCCTGGACAG ACCCTTGGGAGCTCACCTCTGAAATGGAGCCTTACAGCTCACAG GTCCCCACAGAAGATGACACCTATGGGGTGACACTGTCCCCCAGGCTCTTCGAAGAGGATGATGCTAATGGTGCTGGTG GGTCTGTCATGGAATCCAGCACCCATCCTGTAGCATCCCCCTACGCCTTCCTGGTCACCGGGGGCAGTCTCCTCCTTGGCATCGCCCTCTTTGTTGGCATCGTGGTGAG GTACAGGCAGATGTGGTGGACGAGCGGGCAGGAGACGAGCAAGGCAGAGGGTGAGGGACAGCACATGCTGGTCCCTCTGAGCATACCCCCACCCACACTCAGTGACACCCCTCTGCTCTCACAGCctgccccctcagcccctggAGGGCTCCACACCACTCAGGCAGATTATTCCTCCTCAGGGCAGTAG